The following coding sequences are from one Devosia neptuniae window:
- a CDS encoding FAD-binding oxidoreductase, translating to MPLSATDIIAQLTTLVDPAAVIGVPEQMGNYLNEPRKRFHKSAAAIVLPASVVEVQAIVRWANEHGVGLIPQGGNTGLVGAQVPLRGDEVIISLTRLDTIRSVDPTAGTMTAEAGVILENAHKAAEAQGTIFPLWLASQGSARIGGLLSSNAGGVNVLTYGNARELTMGVEAVLADGRLYQGLNSLKKDNTGYDLKDLLVGAEGTLGIITAATLKLFPKPEDYETCIVNIADPQAALTLFQLLRERLGGRLNAFEIVPSLGLDMQLRHAMLDRDPTAGPSPWYALIEISRMAGGQAGLLQAAIETAFERQLIDNAVLAESLSDRTRMWAFREQMSEVQSKEGASIKHDVSVPIAAVPQLIAEGSAAAERLFPGIRPVPFGHMGDGNIHFNFSQPVGADPKAFMALADEKLHEAIYEIVLKLGGSVSAEHGIGQLKIDLLRQVKDPVALDMMRAIKTALDPKGILNPGKMLP from the coding sequence ATGCCCCTTTCCGCCACCGATATCATTGCACAGCTCACCACTCTGGTCGACCCCGCCGCCGTTATCGGCGTGCCAGAACAGATGGGCAATTATCTCAACGAGCCTCGCAAGCGCTTCCACAAAAGCGCCGCCGCGATCGTGCTGCCCGCTTCGGTTGTCGAAGTGCAGGCCATTGTCCGCTGGGCCAATGAGCACGGCGTGGGCCTCATCCCCCAGGGCGGCAATACCGGGCTGGTTGGCGCACAAGTGCCGCTGCGGGGCGATGAAGTCATCATCAGTCTCACCCGCCTCGACACCATCCGCAGCGTCGATCCCACCGCCGGCACTATGACGGCAGAGGCGGGCGTCATCCTGGAAAACGCGCACAAGGCGGCCGAAGCGCAGGGCACGATTTTCCCGCTGTGGCTCGCCTCGCAGGGCTCGGCCCGCATTGGCGGCCTGCTCTCCTCCAATGCCGGTGGTGTCAACGTACTCACCTATGGCAATGCCCGTGAACTCACCATGGGCGTCGAAGCCGTGCTGGCCGATGGGCGGCTCTATCAGGGTCTCAATTCACTGAAAAAGGACAATACCGGCTACGATCTCAAGGACCTGCTGGTGGGCGCCGAGGGCACGCTGGGCATCATCACCGCGGCAACCCTCAAGCTCTTCCCCAAGCCGGAAGACTACGAGACCTGCATCGTCAATATTGCCGACCCCCAAGCCGCGCTGACCCTGTTCCAACTCCTGCGTGAGCGGCTGGGCGGGCGCCTCAACGCCTTCGAGATCGTGCCTTCGCTTGGCCTCGACATGCAATTGCGCCACGCTATGCTGGATCGTGATCCCACTGCCGGCCCCTCCCCCTGGTATGCGCTGATCGAAATTTCGCGCATGGCGGGCGGGCAGGCCGGGCTGTTGCAGGCCGCCATCGAGACCGCCTTCGAGCGCCAGCTGATCGACAATGCGGTGCTCGCCGAATCCCTATCCGACCGCACCCGCATGTGGGCCTTCCGCGAGCAGATGAGCGAAGTGCAATCCAAGGAAGGCGCCTCGATCAAGCATGACGTGTCGGTGCCCATCGCCGCCGTACCCCAGCTCATTGCCGAAGGCTCCGCGGCCGCCGAGCGCCTGTTCCCCGGCATCCGCCCGGTGCCGTTCGGCCATATGGGCGACGGCAATATCCACTTCAATTTCAGCCAGCCGGTCGGGGCCGACCCCAAGGCTTTTATGGCTTTGGCCGACGAGAAGCTGCACGAAGCGATCTACGAAATCGTGCTCAAGCTGGGCGGTTCGGTTTCGGCCGAGCATGGCATCGGCCAGCTCAAGATCGATCTGTTGCGCCAGGTTAAAGACCCCGTCGCGCTCGATATGATGCGGGCCATTAAGACCGCCCTCGATCCCAAGGGCATTCTCAATCCGGGCAAGATGCTGCCCTAA
- a CDS encoding type II toxin-antitoxin system VapC family toxin, giving the protein MLDTNVVSHVLRHPDGPAARRFRLFGRGELCVSVIVAMELRFGAAKLGSPRLTAQIETAASLYDVLALDASAVDIYAALRTTLERAGTPIGPLDTLIAAHALALDLTLVTANVGEFSRVPNLKIENWLD; this is encoded by the coding sequence ATGCTCGACACCAATGTCGTGTCGCATGTTCTGCGTCATCCAGATGGACCGGCAGCACGCCGGTTCCGCCTCTTCGGCCGGGGTGAGCTTTGTGTCTCGGTCATCGTCGCTATGGAGCTGCGATTTGGCGCAGCAAAGCTCGGGTCCCCGCGGCTGACGGCCCAAATCGAGACTGCGGCAAGCCTTTATGACGTCCTGGCCCTGGACGCTTCAGCGGTAGATATCTATGCCGCTTTGCGCACGACGCTCGAACGAGCGGGCACACCGATAGGACCACTGGACACCCTTATCGCCGCCCATGCCCTTGCGCTCGATCTTACGCTCGTTACCGCTAATGTCGGCGAGTTTTCCCGAGTGCCCAATCTCAAGATCGAGAACTGGCTTGATTGA
- a CDS encoding cell wall hydrolase: MASPHRTAARLRPARAVRRGHPFAKLMAVGVFCTLSYAGLTGGAFGPAADPLGDLGLPGVKIAEASLSFTGTDAVITGSVDHLFQTASFTGPNRAEKTDRVRPKVDALAISRSFEEVRTRLAALRSPPPDPTDLGQSRLAAVTGQGTGDVEEGPRMSVAMINPNAAAALDAIAGIAPNAGGPMAALPPGDPIPAVASEQLAYARANAPVTGGFSEGAVMQASTKELWCLATAIYFEARGEAYRGQVAVAQVVLNRVRDHRYPNTICGVVFQNQHRRNSCQFSFACDGIPEVVNDQKSWAQAEDIAKRFTDGELYLTEVGDATHYHATYVRPAWAPRMQKVTQIGLHVFYKFKNGWMFG; the protein is encoded by the coding sequence ATGGCCAGTCCACACCGGACCGCGGCGCGTTTGCGCCCGGCTAGAGCGGTTCGTCGGGGGCATCCCTTTGCCAAGCTGATGGCGGTGGGGGTGTTTTGCACCCTAAGCTATGCCGGCCTGACCGGCGGGGCCTTCGGCCCGGCTGCTGATCCCCTTGGTGATCTGGGCCTGCCCGGTGTCAAGATTGCCGAAGCCAGCCTGTCCTTTACCGGGACCGATGCAGTCATTACCGGCTCGGTCGATCACCTCTTTCAAACTGCCAGCTTCACCGGCCCCAACCGTGCCGAAAAGACCGACCGGGTCAGGCCGAAGGTCGATGCGCTCGCCATTTCGCGCAGTTTCGAGGAAGTGCGCACCCGCCTTGCTGCGCTTCGCTCCCCGCCCCCGGACCCGACCGATCTGGGCCAGTCCCGCCTCGCGGCCGTCACCGGCCAGGGTACGGGCGATGTGGAAGAGGGGCCGCGCATGTCCGTGGCGATGATCAATCCTAATGCCGCAGCGGCGCTCGACGCCATTGCCGGCATCGCCCCCAATGCCGGTGGCCCCATGGCGGCGCTGCCGCCGGGCGATCCCATTCCCGCCGTTGCCTCCGAACAACTGGCTTATGCCCGCGCCAATGCGCCGGTTACCGGCGGTTTCTCGGAAGGCGCTGTCATGCAGGCGTCCACCAAGGAACTCTGGTGCCTGGCCACCGCGATCTATTTTGAGGCGCGCGGCGAGGCCTATCGTGGGCAGGTCGCGGTGGCTCAGGTCGTGCTCAACCGCGTTAGGGATCATCGCTATCCCAATACGATCTGCGGCGTGGTGTTCCAGAACCAGCACCGGCGCAATTCCTGCCAGTTCTCGTTTGCGTGCGACGGCATTCCCGAGGTCGTCAACGACCAGAAATCCTGGGCGCAGGCTGAGGATATTGCCAAGCGCTTCACCGATGGCGAGCTTTATCTGACCGAGGTGGGCGACGCGACCCACTACCACGCCACCTATGTGCGCCCCGCCTGGGCGCCGCGCATGCAGAAGGTGACCCAGATCGGGCTGCACGTCTTCTACAAGTTCAAGAACGGCTGGATGTTTGGCTGA
- the ygfZ gene encoding CAF17-like 4Fe-4S cluster assembly/insertion protein YgfZ, translated as MTILLRADRAVFRFSGPDAHKLVNDVVTGHIPHEPGVAAWWALLSAQGKVLAEGLAGWADDALWLDVHLSVADDFFKRMKMYRLRAQVVIDDLRESHRVGFSDAPAPELISHRDGTELGWRIIAPVEATAGWAADDRAYHAARIARGIPQLGPDFPGMDAFAHDLGMDILDGIDFVKGCYVGQEVVSRMKHRGTARRRPVIVSGIDAAAGTPVMAGTREAGSIGAVVDGKAVAILRLDRITDPAAVTVDGKPVSVSLPGWATYQFGETVADE; from the coding sequence ATGACCATTCTTTTGCGTGCCGACCGTGCCGTTTTCCGCTTTTCGGGGCCGGATGCGCATAAACTGGTCAATGACGTGGTCACCGGTCACATTCCGCACGAGCCGGGCGTCGCCGCCTGGTGGGCGCTGCTCTCCGCGCAGGGCAAGGTTTTGGCCGAGGGACTGGCCGGTTGGGCCGACGACGCGCTCTGGCTCGACGTGCATCTGTCCGTGGCCGACGATTTCTTCAAGCGCATGAAAATGTATCGCCTGCGCGCCCAGGTGGTGATCGACGATCTGCGGGAAAGCCACCGCGTCGGCTTTTCCGATGCGCCCGCGCCCGAGTTGATCTCCCACCGGGATGGGACCGAATTGGGTTGGCGCATTATCGCCCCCGTCGAAGCGACGGCTGGGTGGGCGGCCGATGACCGGGCCTACCACGCCGCCCGCATTGCCCGCGGCATTCCCCAGCTTGGTCCCGATTTCCCCGGCATGGATGCCTTCGCTCATGATCTGGGCATGGATATTCTAGACGGCATCGATTTCGTCAAAGGCTGCTATGTCGGCCAGGAAGTGGTCTCCCGCATGAAACATCGCGGCACCGCGCGGCGGCGGCCGGTGATTGTTTCGGGCATCGACGCCGCGGCCGGCACGCCCGTCATGGCCGGCACGCGTGAGGCAGGCAGCATTGGCGCGGTGGTCGATGGCAAGGCTGTCGCCATTTTGCGGCTTGACCGCATTACCGATCCGGCTGCGGTCACGGTCGATGGTAAACCGGTTTCGGTCAGCCTGCCGGGCTGGGCCACCTATCAGTTCGGCGAGACTGTCGCAGATGAGTAG
- a CDS encoding hemerythrin domain-containing protein — protein sequence MTQILPLAGVEFLDDATRPPPVALENLTEEQRQPGQHLRMIHDHLRHNMRTLGKLIERARAGSVTAAEIEAETSELAIVANYRRFGNLCGQHCQIVNTHHSIEDYAIFPALAEQGEAFRKIADRLRAEHVVVHELLIRLVDALNALAGDPNPANFETTLTIYHALERVLLSHLGYEEDAMGDALGYFSIGV from the coding sequence ATGACCCAGATCCTGCCCCTTGCCGGCGTCGAATTCCTTGACGACGCCACCCGTCCGCCTCCGGTTGCGCTGGAAAACCTCACCGAGGAACAGCGCCAGCCGGGCCAGCACCTGCGGATGATCCACGATCATCTGCGCCACAATATGCGCACGCTCGGCAAGCTGATCGAGCGCGCCAGGGCCGGCAGCGTCACCGCCGCCGAAATCGAGGCTGAAACGTCCGAGCTGGCCATCGTCGCCAATTATCGCCGCTTCGGAAACCTCTGCGGCCAGCATTGCCAGATCGTCAACACCCACCATTCGATCGAGGATTATGCGATCTTCCCGGCTTTGGCCGAACAGGGCGAAGCCTTCCGCAAAATCGCCGATCGCCTGCGGGCCGAGCATGTCGTGGTGCATGAATTGCTCATCCGCCTGGTCGATGCGCTCAACGCCCTCGCCGGCGATCCCAATCCCGCCAATTTCGAGACCACGCTGACCATCTACCACGCGCTCGAACGCGTGCTGCTGTCCCATCTGGGCTATGAAGAAGACGCCATGGGCGACGCGCTGGGCTATTTCAGCATCGGGGTCTAA
- the arr gene encoding NAD(+)--rifampin ADP-ribosyltransferase: protein MTMAEVLDAGPFFHGTIADLRVGDLLKAGYRSNYRPEVVMNHIYFTARVDGAGLAAEIAAELAGGGAVPRVYAVEPTGAFENDPNVTDKKFPGNPTRSYRSSAPLKVIREITEWTRLTPEALQMWRERLIAVPPDKRGEIIN, encoded by the coding sequence ATGACGATGGCCGAAGTGTTGGACGCGGGACCGTTTTTTCACGGTACGATCGCGGATTTGCGCGTGGGGGATTTGCTCAAGGCGGGGTATCGGTCGAACTATCGTCCTGAAGTGGTGATGAACCACATCTACTTTACCGCCCGTGTGGACGGGGCTGGGCTGGCTGCCGAAATCGCGGCGGAACTGGCCGGGGGCGGGGCGGTGCCGCGTGTTTATGCGGTGGAGCCGACCGGGGCATTCGAGAACGACCCGAATGTGACCGACAAGAAATTTCCCGGCAATCCCACCCGGTCATATCGCAGCAGCGCACCGCTCAAGGTCATTCGCGAAATCACGGAGTGGACCAGATTGACGCCCGAAGCATTGCAGATGTGGCGGGAACGACTGATTGCAGTGCCCCCCGACAAGCGGGGCGAAATCATCAATTGA
- a CDS encoding histidine phosphatase family protein: MTALVWPEIYFIRHGETPWNAERRYQGRKDIPLNEKGKGQANQNGLTLAALFKARALDPRAFEWHASPLNRTRDTMDRVRAGFDIHLPEVKYDVRLMEISFGVLEGELFEQLPANMAVAPGERDETYWDFRPENGENYRDVEARLEEFAAVLTGPSVVVAHGGIARTLRVLIEHAPIVEVINWAPPQDAVMHFTPGKMELLRAGDV; encoded by the coding sequence ATGACAGCCTTGGTCTGGCCGGAAATCTACTTCATCCGGCATGGAGAAACGCCCTGGAACGCCGAACGCCGCTATCAGGGGCGCAAGGACATTCCGCTCAACGAAAAGGGCAAGGGCCAGGCCAACCAGAACGGGCTGACGCTGGCCGCTTTGTTCAAGGCGCGCGCGCTTGATCCCAGGGCGTTCGAATGGCATGCCTCCCCGCTCAATCGCACGCGCGACACCATGGATCGGGTTCGGGCGGGGTTTGATATCCATCTGCCAGAGGTCAAATACGACGTGCGGCTGATGGAGATTTCCTTCGGCGTGCTCGAAGGCGAATTGTTCGAGCAATTGCCGGCCAATATGGCCGTGGCGCCGGGCGAGCGCGACGAGACCTATTGGGATTTCCGGCCTGAGAATGGCGAGAATTATCGCGATGTCGAAGCCCGGCTCGAGGAATTCGCTGCCGTGCTGACCGGTCCCTCCGTGGTCGTCGCCCATGGCGGCATTGCCCGCACTTTGCGCGTGCTGATCGAACATGCCCCGATCGTGGAAGTCATCAACTGGGCGCCGCCGCAGGATGCGGTGATGCACTTCACGCCGGGCAAGATGGAGCTGCTGCGGGCGGGCGACGTCTAA
- a CDS encoding HD family hydrolase, which translates to MARASGRAWQRMLSGRRLDILDPSPMDVELSDIAHGLARVARWNGQTLGDYPFSVAQHSVLVLELFRAHNPDCEGVAQLQALLHDAPEYVMGDIISPFKAAMGGNYKDVENRLLSAIYLRFSLPSAQTGALAKLIKKADREAAFFEAIHLAGFEDTEARKLFGEPSMPAFDVEAFDRLIRPWPTREAHDRFVDAFEAITL; encoded by the coding sequence ATGGCACGCGCTAGTGGACGCGCCTGGCAACGCATGTTGTCGGGTCGCCGGCTCGATATTCTCGATCCCTCGCCGATGGATGTCGAGCTCTCCGACATCGCGCATGGCCTTGCCCGTGTGGCCCGCTGGAACGGCCAAACGCTGGGCGATTATCCGTTTTCGGTCGCCCAACATTCAGTGCTGGTGCTCGAACTCTTCCGCGCCCACAATCCCGATTGCGAGGGCGTCGCCCAGCTCCAGGCTCTGCTGCATGACGCCCCTGAATATGTCATGGGCGACATCATCTCGCCCTTCAAGGCGGCCATGGGCGGCAATTACAAAGACGTCGAAAACCGTTTGCTGTCAGCGATTTACCTGCGCTTCTCGCTGCCCTCTGCGCAGACCGGCGCACTCGCCAAGCTGATCAAGAAAGCCGACCGCGAAGCCGCGTTTTTCGAGGCCATCCACCTGGCCGGCTTCGAAGACACAGAGGCGCGAAAACTCTTCGGCGAACCCAGCATGCCCGCCTTCGATGTCGAGGCCTTCGATCGCCTGATCCGGCCCTGGCCGACCCGCGAAGCCCATGACCGCTTCGTCGACGCCTTCGAGGCTATCACCCTCTGA
- a CDS encoding antitoxin — protein sequence MNEIKTSRSTIAKIDRNADGAQILVLPEGFELDAAEVDIATDGDRLIISPHAAAPQVPKSWSEFLDKLEPVDVDWPDVDEGLLPADDVDLLK from the coding sequence GTGAACGAGATCAAAACGTCGCGATCCACGATTGCAAAGATCGACCGCAATGCTGACGGCGCGCAGATTCTTGTGCTGCCCGAAGGTTTCGAGCTGGATGCAGCGGAAGTGGATATCGCCACCGATGGCGACAGGCTTATCATTTCGCCCCATGCCGCAGCGCCCCAAGTGCCAAAAAGCTGGTCGGAATTCCTGGACAAGCTGGAGCCGGTCGATGTTGACTGGCCCGATGTCGATGAGGGATTGCTGCCGGCAGACGATGTCGATCTTTTGAAGTGA
- a CDS encoding NUDIX hydrolase codes for MTETPNAASVALIRDGKVLLIKRAYAPYQHLWTLPGGRIEADETIEQCATREIREEVGLAVRNLKPVMVQLLGQGETFRLAVFASTDFSGAFFASDEISDHKWVAPGAVVAFRTTSRLDDVLAKAFAAVGQS; via the coding sequence GTGACCGAGACCCCGAACGCCGCCAGTGTTGCCCTGATCCGCGATGGCAAGGTGCTGCTGATCAAGCGCGCCTATGCGCCCTACCAGCATTTGTGGACCCTGCCCGGCGGCCGCATTGAGGCGGACGAAACCATCGAGCAATGCGCGACACGGGAAATCCGCGAGGAAGTGGGGCTTGCCGTGCGCAATCTCAAGCCGGTCATGGTGCAATTGCTGGGTCAGGGCGAGACCTTCCGGCTCGCCGTCTTCGCCAGCACCGATTTTTCCGGCGCCTTCTTTGCCTCCGACGAAATCAGCGATCACAAATGGGTGGCCCCGGGAGCCGTCGTCGCCTTCCGCACCACCAGCCGCCTCGATGACGTCCTCGCGAAGGCCTTCGCAGCGGTCGGGCAAAGCTGA
- a CDS encoding SOS response-associated peptidase: MCGRYASTLPPEQMAELFKLLNNVESVPRYNIAPTQPVIAIWEESGRREGHFARWGLVPRWVKDPREFPLLINARVETMAEKPAFRDALKHGRCIIPASGYYEWHTNPDKSKQPYYITLADDRPIALAGLYATWVGPEGEEIDSVATITVPANGQLSAVHDRMPAILEGDAIEQWLDVRGVTAKAAYQLALPLEDGVVKFHPVSTRVNSARDDDPGLIAEVTVERPAPVRKKAAGGQLDLF; this comes from the coding sequence ATGTGCGGACGCTATGCATCGACCTTGCCGCCCGAACAGATGGCGGAGCTGTTCAAACTGCTCAACAACGTCGAGTCGGTGCCGCGCTATAATATTGCCCCGACGCAGCCGGTGATTGCCATCTGGGAGGAGTCCGGCCGGCGCGAGGGACACTTTGCGCGTTGGGGGCTGGTGCCGCGCTGGGTGAAGGATCCGCGCGAATTTCCGCTGCTGATCAATGCCCGGGTCGAGACCATGGCGGAAAAGCCGGCCTTTCGCGACGCGCTCAAGCATGGCCGCTGCATCATTCCGGCCAGCGGCTATTACGAATGGCACACCAACCCCGATAAATCCAAGCAACCCTATTACATCACCCTGGCCGATGACCGGCCGATAGCGCTGGCGGGACTCTATGCCACCTGGGTAGGGCCCGAGGGCGAGGAAATCGACAGCGTCGCCACCATCACCGTGCCGGCCAATGGACAGCTTTCCGCGGTGCATGACCGTATGCCGGCTATTCTTGAAGGCGATGCGATCGAGCAATGGCTCGATGTGCGGGGCGTTACCGCCAAGGCCGCCTATCAATTGGCGCTGCCACTGGAGGACGGGGTGGTCAAGTTCCATCCGGTGTCGACGCGGGTCAATTCGGCGAGGGATGATGATCCGGGGCTGATTGCTGAGGTCACGGTGGAGCGGCCGGCGCCGGTGCGGAAGAAGGCGGCGGGCGGGCAGCTGGATTTGTTTTAG
- a CDS encoding TIGR02301 family protein, whose product MARLLKAMIVLLTLGLSAPPAMAIDPLYQREMERLAEIMGSLYFLQPLCKAGTTDWRAQMSDLISLDEPDEDRRQRLAGAFNGGYTAYARFHRACTPAAHEALTRLLTEAERTARDIHTRFAE is encoded by the coding sequence ATGGCAAGACTGCTCAAAGCGATGATCGTGCTGCTGACGCTGGGTCTCTCCGCCCCGCCCGCCATGGCCATCGATCCGCTCTACCAGCGCGAAATGGAGCGCCTGGCCGAGATCATGGGCAGCCTTTATTTCCTGCAACCGCTGTGCAAGGCCGGCACTACCGATTGGCGCGCCCAGATGTCCGATCTGATCAGCCTTGACGAACCCGACGAAGACCGCCGCCAGCGCCTCGCCGGGGCCTTCAATGGCGGCTACACCGCCTATGCCCGCTTCCACCGCGCCTGCACGCCCGCCGCCCACGAAGCCCTGACGCGCCTGCTGACCGAGGCCGAACGCACCGCGCGGGACATCCATACGCGGTTTGCCGAATAG
- a CDS encoding dihydroorotase produces MAHYDTIFKNATLVNHDGEGQSDIGVSGGRIAALGALARDTADAVVDCKGLHILPGVIDTQVHFREPGLTHKEDLESGSLSAVMGGVTGVFEMPNTNPLTTSRETFEAKIAAGTNRMHCDFAFYIGGTHENVGQLAELEKLPGCAGVKVFMGSSTGSLLVADDDGVEAILRAISRRAAFHSEDEYMLEQRKHLRVPGDPSSHPVWRSPEVALNSTKRLVGLARKTGKRIHVLHISTGEEIAYLADHKDVASVEVTPHHLTLDETAYTRLDTYAQMNPPVRDKAHREAIWGGVQNGVADILGSDHAPHTREEKDHAYPDSHSGMTGVQTLVPTMLDHVNAGKLSLARFVDMTSHGPNRLFGIANKGRIAVGYDADLTIVDLKRRETITNEWVKSRAGWTPYDGVTVTGWPVGTIVRGKTVMWQGELVTASTGQPMRFLEALG; encoded by the coding sequence ATGGCGCACTACGACACGATTTTCAAGAACGCTACGCTGGTCAACCATGACGGTGAGGGGCAATCCGACATCGGCGTCAGCGGCGGGCGGATCGCGGCTCTGGGGGCGCTGGCGCGCGATACGGCCGATGCGGTGGTGGATTGCAAGGGGCTGCATATCCTGCCCGGCGTCATCGATACGCAGGTGCATTTCCGCGAACCCGGCCTGACCCATAAGGAAGACCTTGAATCAGGCTCCCTCTCGGCGGTGATGGGCGGGGTGACCGGGGTGTTCGAAATGCCCAATACCAACCCGCTGACCACCAGCCGGGAAACCTTTGAGGCCAAGATCGCCGCCGGCACCAATCGCATGCATTGCGACTTCGCCTTCTATATCGGGGGCACCCATGAAAATGTCGGCCAATTGGCGGAACTCGAAAAGCTGCCCGGCTGCGCCGGCGTCAAAGTGTTCATGGGCTCCTCGACCGGCTCGCTCCTCGTGGCCGACGATGATGGCGTCGAAGCCATTCTGCGCGCGATTTCCCGCCGCGCGGCCTTCCACTCCGAAGACGAATATATGCTCGAGCAGCGCAAGCATCTGCGCGTGCCGGGCGATCCCTCCAGCCACCCGGTCTGGCGCTCGCCCGAAGTGGCGCTCAATTCCACCAAGCGTCTGGTGGGCCTGGCCCGCAAGACGGGCAAGCGCATCCATGTGCTGCATATCTCGACCGGCGAAGAGATCGCCTATCTGGCCGACCACAAGGACGTGGCCAGCGTTGAGGTCACGCCGCACCATCTGACGCTGGACGAGACGGCTTACACTCGGCTGGACACCTATGCCCAGATGAACCCGCCGGTGCGCGACAAGGCGCATCGCGAGGCAATCTGGGGCGGGGTGCAGAACGGCGTCGCCGACATTCTGGGCTCCGACCACGCCCCGCACACGCGCGAGGAAAAGGACCACGCCTATCCCGATTCCCATTCCGGCATGACGGGCGTGCAGACGCTGGTGCCGACCATGCTCGATCACGTAAATGCCGGAAAGCTGAGCCTGGCGCGGTTTGTGGATATGACCAGCCATGGGCCCAACCGGCTGTTCGGCATCGCCAATAAGGGCCGGATCGCGGTGGGCTATGATGCCGACCTGACCATTGTCGATCTCAAGCGCCGCGAGACCATCACCAATGAATGGGTGAAGAGTCGCGCGGGGTGGACGCCCTATGATGGCGTGACGGTAACGGGTTGGCCCGTGGGCACGATCGTGCGCGGCAAGACGGTGATGTGGCAGGGGGAATTGGTGACGGCGTCGACAGGGCAGCCGATGCGGTTTCTGGAGGCGTTGGGGTAG